A window of Polaromonas hydrogenivorans contains these coding sequences:
- the ppk2 gene encoding polyphosphate kinase 2, whose amino-acid sequence MNSIDEDVMRRIRNDLIDSYDEELEMELEDQTVAQLTGEEPINSSEQDKERRRQYFRELFRLQGELVKLQDWVIATGHKVVILFEGRDAAGKGGVIKRITQRLNPRVCRVAALPAPNDRERTQWYFQRYVAHLPAAGEMVLFDRSWYNRAGVERVMGFCTDAQYEEFFRTVPEFEKMLVRSGVQIIKYWFSISDDEQNLRFLGRIHDPLKQWKLSPMDLESRRRWEEYTRAKEIMLERTHIAEAPWWVVQADDKKKARLNCIHHLLAQMPYQETQHPPVVLPERIRHDDYVRQPVPQDIVVPEVY is encoded by the coding sequence ATGAATTCAATTGACGAAGATGTGATGCGGCGAATCCGCAATGACCTGATCGACAGCTACGACGAAGAACTGGAGATGGAGCTTGAAGACCAGACGGTGGCCCAGCTCACAGGGGAAGAACCCATCAACTCAAGCGAGCAGGACAAGGAGCGCCGCCGGCAGTATTTTCGCGAGCTGTTTCGCCTGCAGGGCGAGCTGGTCAAGCTGCAGGACTGGGTGATTGCCACCGGCCACAAGGTGGTCATCCTGTTTGAAGGACGCGATGCCGCCGGCAAGGGCGGCGTCATCAAGCGCATCACCCAGCGCCTGAATCCGCGCGTTTGCCGCGTGGCGGCGCTGCCGGCGCCCAACGACCGGGAACGCACGCAATGGTACTTTCAGCGCTATGTGGCGCATTTGCCCGCCGCCGGTGAAATGGTGCTGTTTGACCGCAGCTGGTACAACCGCGCCGGCGTCGAGCGGGTGATGGGCTTTTGCACCGATGCGCAGTACGAGGAGTTTTTCCGCACCGTGCCGGAGTTTGAAAAAATGCTGGTGCGCTCGGGCGTGCAGATCATCAAGTACTGGTTTTCGATTTCCGACGACGAGCAGAACCTGCGCTTTCTCGGCCGTATCCATGACCCGCTCAAGCAGTGGAAGCTCAGCCCGATGGACCTGGAGTCGCGCCGCCGCTGGGAGGAATACACCCGGGCCAAGGAAATCATGCTGGAGCGCACGCACATCGCCGAGGCGCCATGGTGGGTGGTGCAGGCCGATGACAAGAAAAAAGCCCGGCTGAACTGCATTCACCACTTGCTGGCGCAAATGCCCTACCAGGAAACCCAGCATCCGCCCGTGGTACTGCCCGAGCGCATCCGCCATGACGACTACGTGCGCCAGCCGGTGCCGCAGGACATCGTGGTGCCCGAGGTTTATTGA
- a CDS encoding YdcH family protein, translated as MELLNHDLTHEFPQYLGKMSGLKASDAHFSTLCERYDAHNHTITQYEQGKTAIADDALEVMKKERLELKDEIYQLLKAD; from the coding sequence ATGGAATTGCTGAATCACGACTTGACGCATGAGTTTCCACAGTACCTTGGAAAAATGAGTGGCCTCAAGGCTTCCGACGCGCATTTTTCGACGCTGTGCGAACGCTACGATGCCCACAACCACACGATTACCCAGTATGAGCAGGGCAAGACCGCGATTGCCGATGACGCACTCGAAGTGATGAAGAAAGAGCGGCTCGAACTCAAGGACGAGATTTACCAGCTTCTGAAAGCCGATTAG
- a CDS encoding universal stress protein, whose amino-acid sequence MFKHILVPVDGSLTARHAIDKAVAIAVAFRSAVTVIYVIDPYAFSGVGADFSYGQAEYLSAATAEADQAISAARQVFEANGLLIQGSVVEGHSVYQAILDAAESINADLIVMGSHGRRGLEKLVLGSVTAQVLSHAHLSVLVVRE is encoded by the coding sequence ATGTTCAAGCACATTCTGGTTCCCGTTGACGGATCGCTCACGGCGCGCCATGCCATCGACAAGGCCGTGGCCATTGCCGTGGCGTTTCGAAGCGCGGTGACGGTGATTTATGTCATCGACCCCTATGCCTTCTCTGGCGTGGGCGCCGACTTTTCTTATGGCCAGGCCGAATACCTCAGCGCCGCCACGGCGGAAGCCGATCAAGCCATCAGCGCCGCCCGGCAGGTTTTCGAGGCGAACGGGCTGCTCATCCAGGGCTCTGTCGTCGAAGGCCATTCGGTGTACCAGGCCATTTTGGATGCCGCCGAGTCGATCAATGCCGACTTGATCGTCATGGGCTCGCACGGCCGCCGGGGGCTTGAAAAACTGGTGCTTGGCAGCGTCACGGCCCAGGTCTTGTCGCATGCCCATCTGTCGGTGCTGGTGGTGCGCGAGTAG
- a CDS encoding DUF427 domain-containing protein translates to MKAIWNGALIAQSDDTVVLEGNHYFPESSLNRDHVTFSNHHTMCSWKGQASYYSLLVNGEMNTDAGWYYPDPKPEAENIKGHVAFWKGVKIEP, encoded by the coding sequence ATGAAGGCAATCTGGAATGGCGCCCTCATTGCGCAAAGCGATGACACCGTGGTGCTCGAAGGCAACCACTACTTCCCTGAAAGTTCACTCAACCGCGATCATGTGACATTCAGCAACCACCACACCATGTGCTCATGGAAAGGGCAGGCCAGCTACTACTCGCTGCTGGTCAATGGCGAGATGAACACCGATGCCGGCTGGTATTACCCCGACCCCAAACCCGAGGCCGAGAACATCAAGGGCCATGTCGCTTTCTGGAAGGGCGTGAAGATCGAACCTTGA